The following are encoded in a window of Bacillus sp. SORGH_AS_0510 genomic DNA:
- the nhaC gene encoding Na+/H+ antiporter NhaC codes for MEQEQKALSIKPAEATIVLAALMGLVGYLIIGLQVIPHVAIISGIALLLGYGVIKRVSFKELEDSMVSGAKSGIAAVMIFFFIGMLISSWMASGTIPTFIYLALDLVSGKFYYAIVFVVTAIIGLSIGSSLTTAATVGVAFVSASTALGISPVITAGAVVSGAFFGDKMSPLSDTTNLASSVAGADLFEHIKNMAWTTIPAFILSFVVYLLLSPAETEQSMKQMLLVKEGLLKMNLVHWYSLLPFVILTVLAAKKVPAIATLSCGVISAIIITIWINGGLDSKGLLDLLYSGFKSESGIKEVDSMLTRGGMESMMFSISVILLALSMGGLLFRLGIIPAVLSMLQSILSRVSLLISATAGMAIAVNFILGEQYLSILLPGNAFKDHFKKAGLKPKHLSRVLEDAGTVVNPLVPWSVCGVFLTSVLGVPVIEYFPFALFCLFSPLLTVFYGFTGITLPKQTKIEKLQSVRSMTQVSK; via the coding sequence ATGGAACAGGAACAAAAAGCACTATCAATTAAACCAGCAGAAGCCACTATCGTTTTAGCGGCATTAATGGGGCTGGTCGGTTATCTTATCATCGGTCTTCAGGTAATTCCACACGTTGCGATTATTTCAGGCATAGCCCTTTTACTCGGATATGGTGTCATCAAAAGAGTAAGCTTTAAAGAGTTGGAAGATTCCATGGTCTCCGGTGCTAAATCAGGTATAGCTGCGGTGATGATTTTCTTTTTTATCGGAATGTTAATTAGCAGCTGGATGGCCAGCGGCACCATTCCAACATTTATTTATCTAGCGCTTGATTTGGTTTCAGGAAAGTTTTACTATGCGATTGTTTTTGTTGTAACAGCTATCATCGGGCTAAGCATTGGGAGCTCTCTAACAACGGCTGCAACAGTGGGTGTGGCATTTGTATCTGCCAGTACAGCGTTAGGGATTTCTCCTGTGATTACGGCGGGGGCAGTTGTTTCAGGTGCGTTCTTTGGTGATAAAATGTCACCTTTATCGGATACAACGAACCTTGCTTCGAGTGTGGCAGGAGCGGATTTATTTGAACATATTAAAAATATGGCTTGGACTACAATTCCAGCTTTCATCCTCTCCTTTGTGGTTTACCTACTTCTGTCTCCTGCGGAAACAGAACAGAGTATGAAACAAATGCTACTTGTAAAAGAGGGTTTACTAAAAATGAACCTCGTACACTGGTACTCATTACTTCCATTTGTAATACTCACGGTTTTGGCCGCTAAAAAGGTACCTGCTATTGCGACTCTTTCTTGTGGAGTTATCTCTGCTATTATCATCACCATCTGGATAAATGGTGGGTTAGACAGTAAAGGATTGTTGGATCTCCTATATTCCGGATTCAAATCTGAAAGTGGGATAAAGGAAGTTGACTCAATGCTGACTAGAGGCGGAATGGAAAGCATGATGTTTAGTATTTCAGTGATACTCCTTGCACTAAGCATGGGCGGTCTTCTTTTCAGATTGGGAATTATCCCTGCCGTATTATCAATGCTTCAATCCATTTTAAGCCGAGTATCCCTATTAATTAGTGCAACAGCTGGAATGGCCATCGCAGTTAATTTTATTCTTGGTGAACAATATTTATCGATCCTATTACCCGGCAATGCATTTAAAGACCATTTTAAGAAAGCGGGCTTAAAACCTAAGCATCTTTCTCGCGTATTAGAAGATGCAGGGACAGTTGTTAATCCGCTAGTACCATGGAGTGTGTGTGGTGTATTTTTGACGTCAGTACTAGGAGTACCTGTAATAGAATATTTCCCATTTGCATTATTCTGCCTCTTTTCACCTTTGTTAACTGTTTTTTATGGTTTTACGGGGATTACTCTCCCAAAGCAAACAAAAATCGAAAAGTTGCAATCTGTACGAAGCATGACTCAGGTTTCAAAATAA
- a CDS encoding MFS transporter produces the protein MKFTGISQIHSVVKRLMLVNFIRSIGQGLMVVELALYLDALGWSTAAIGSVLAAGGLLGVVLAPVIGVYSDRLGRRPFVLISELVTAGCALVGVLTTNPIFLSIAITLSGFGKADAGSPSPCAPAEQAWMASYVPTAERGRVYSLNNALSFFGMGVGAVLAGAASFLNTGGSPYRLLFCYILGASLITASILFTIPGGEAENRLGNKKEGGRIEEKKILHEENAAVLKLAAINILNGIAIGLTGPMMSYWFSAKFGASHAQIGSTLAITFFMTGVTSILQARLSHKHGTIRSIVFLRFIGSLLLILMPLLSSYALVSVIYMLRTSLNRGTQGAQQALSVSLTRNQRSGFASSINLFSMRLPTSIGPYITGYLFGLGSLSLPFYIASCLQLSFTYLYGRLFSSYDIRMKSHASSG, from the coding sequence ATGAAGTTTACAGGAATTAGTCAAATTCATTCGGTGGTCAAGCGGCTCATGCTGGTAAATTTTATTCGCAGTATTGGACAAGGCTTGATGGTAGTGGAATTGGCTTTGTATCTCGATGCGTTGGGATGGAGCACGGCAGCGATTGGCAGTGTGCTAGCTGCAGGAGGATTGCTCGGTGTTGTCCTTGCACCCGTTATAGGAGTTTATAGTGACAGACTTGGCAGAAGACCGTTTGTCCTTATTTCTGAACTAGTTACCGCTGGATGTGCACTGGTCGGGGTATTAACCACTAACCCAATTTTCTTGTCTATTGCGATTACACTTTCCGGATTTGGAAAAGCAGACGCGGGTTCCCCTAGTCCATGTGCCCCTGCAGAGCAGGCCTGGATGGCATCCTATGTCCCAACAGCAGAACGCGGAAGAGTATACAGTTTGAATAATGCTCTCAGTTTTTTCGGAATGGGGGTGGGAGCAGTACTAGCGGGGGCTGCATCCTTTTTGAATACTGGAGGATCTCCTTATCGCCTTCTATTCTGCTATATTCTCGGTGCATCGTTGATCACAGCCTCCATCCTTTTTACTATTCCAGGAGGAGAAGCCGAAAACCGCCTAGGAAACAAAAAAGAGGGAGGGAGGATTGAAGAAAAGAAAATCTTGCATGAAGAAAATGCAGCGGTATTGAAGCTTGCAGCTATTAACATACTGAATGGGATTGCTATAGGGCTGACCGGGCCGATGATGTCCTATTGGTTTTCGGCTAAATTTGGGGCAAGCCATGCACAAATTGGCAGCACATTGGCTATTACTTTCTTCATGACCGGAGTTACCTCCATTTTACAAGCAAGATTATCTCATAAACATGGGACAATACGCTCTATTGTTTTCCTCCGTTTTATCGGAAGTCTGCTTTTGATTTTGATGCCTTTACTATCATCATACGCACTCGTTTCCGTCATTTATATGCTTCGAACGTCTTTAAATCGAGGTACGCAGGGGGCACAGCAGGCGCTGAGTGTGAGTTTAACACGTAACCAGCGGAGCGGCTTTGCATCAAGCATTAATCTTTTTTCAATGAGGCTGCCTACCTCCATTGGACCGTATATTACAGGCTATCTTTTTGGATTGGGTTCCCTATCCCTGCCTTTTTACATAGCCTCATGTCTACAACTCAGTTTTACTTATTTATACGGCAGACTTTTTTCTTCTTACGATATTCGCATGAAATCACATGCTTCATCGGGCTGA